In one Nicotiana tomentosiformis chromosome 6, ASM39032v3, whole genome shotgun sequence genomic region, the following are encoded:
- the LOC138894395 gene encoding uncharacterized protein, whose amino-acid sequence MTKAYTVEKFDYHMAEVDRIDKRVKDYLINVGYERWSRAHSIVNRTLTMTSNIAESINTALKAARKLPVLPLLEYIRQLIGRWNAINQKNAIESFIVLGKKYHTMLMDNLELSHRMKCPPARHRKTKLIKASVF is encoded by the exons ATGACCAAAGCATACacagttgagaagtttgattatCACATGGCAGAGGTGGATAGAATTGATAAGAGGGTCAAAGATTATTTAATCAACGTTGGGTATGAAAGATGGTCTAGAGCACATTCCATTGTCAACAGAACATTGACAATGACTTCAAACATTGCGGAGTCGATCAATACAGCGCTCAAAGCTGCTAGGAAACTCCCGGTACTGCCTTTACTGGAGTACATAAGGCAATTGATCGGACGATGGAATGCTATAAACCAAAAGAATGCAATAGAGTCATTTATTGTTCTTGGGAAAAAATATCATACAATGCTGATGGACAATCTCGAATTGTCACATCGGATGAAG TGTCCACCTGCACGGCACAGAAAGACCAAATTGATTAAAGCTAGTGTTTTTTAA